The Pseudonocardia sp. HH130630-07 DNA window TCAGCGGGCCCTGCCAGCCCCCGGCCCCGGCCAGCAGCTCCCGGGCCAGTGCCGGGTCGTAGCCGCAGGACGGGCAGTCCAGCGCGCCCCCGCCGGGAACGCTGTCCGGCAGCAGGCCCCGTGCCGGGAGCGCGCGACCGTCGAGCAGGCCGTCGGCCAGCGCGCGGCGGTCCACGGCCAGCCCGAGCGCCCGCCGGACGTCGGGGGAGAACCGCGGGTCGTCCCCCGGGAAGCTGAGGTGCACCAGCGCCGGGTACGGGGTGTCGACGACCTGGTCCGGGTAGGCGGTCCGGGCCTGGCTCAGGTCGTCGCCGTCGACCGCGGCGACGTCGATGGTGCCCGCCTCGAACTCCGGGTACATCGCGGTGGTGTCGGCGAACACCCGGTTCTCGATCGTGCCGACCCCGGCCGGGGGGCCCGCGGTGTAGCCGTCGAAGCGGTGCAGCACGACGTCGCGGGTGCGCGGGGACCACGGCTCGGCGCGGAACGGCCCGTTCCCGACCGGTGCGGTGTCGAACGCGCCGGAGTCGACCGGGGGCTGCGCGCCCGGCGACGGCGGGTCCAGCGCGACCCGGGGCAGCGGGGCGAACGCGACCGACGACAGGATCGCCGGCAGCAGCACGTTCGGCTCGGCGAGGGTCAGGGTGAGCGTGTGCTCGTCGAGCACCCGGCCCCCGGACAGGGTGGTGGCGGCGGCCGGGTCGGCGTTCATCGCGTCGTAGCCCTCGACCGGGGCCAGCATCGCGTTGTTGAGCATCCCGCGCGCCGGGTCGGCGGTGACGTTCCAGGAGTCGGCGAAGGACTGCGCGGTCACCGGGGTGCCGTCGTGGAAGGTGCCGGGGCGGAACCGGATCGTCCAGGTCCGGTTGTCGGCCGTGGTGAGCGACTCGGCGGCGGCCGGCAGGGCGTTCCCGGAGCCGGGGTCGAGCCGGGTGGGCGGGGTGAAGACGGCGAGGTCGATCGGCGAGCCGAGCGCGTCACCGGGGGTCACGCTGGTCGCGTACTCCTCGATCGTCCCGACGACGATGGTGTCCGGTGCCCGCCCGGCCGCCGCCGTCCCGCACCCGGCCAGGCCACCCAGCACGACCAGCGCCGTGCCGAGCGCGGCACCGGCCCTGATCACCCGCGTCCCCCGGCGCCGTCGAGGGTCCCGGACAGGTGCGCGGCCGCGGCGACGACCGCGGTGTACTGCACCGTCACCAGGTCCCCGATCGGGAGCGGCTCGGTCGCGGCCCGGGCCGCGGCGTCGGCGGACCAGGCGTCGACGTGCCGGGCGACGCGGTCGCGGGCGGCCCGGACCGCGGCCGTCGTGTTGCCGATCCCGATCTCCGCCTCCAGCGCGCGCAGCAGCAGGTTGCCGTAGCGCAGCCGGAACATGTGCAGGGTCTCCTCGATCGAGGCGATCTCGGCGACGGTGGCCGGGGCCCCGCCGGGGTCCGCGACCCCGGCCTCCGCGCGGCGCCGGTCGGCCTCCGCGGTGTCGGCGGCGAGCCGGGCGTAGAACCGGCTCGCGCGCAGGAACGGCGACTCCACCCAGGTCCGGCCGGCGATGTCGTCGAGCGCGCCGGTGAGCACCTCGGCCAGCTCGGTCATCCCGGCGGCCCGCTCGGCCAGCGCGGCCGGCCGCCCGGACCCGGCGGGCCCGGTGTCGGCGGCCCGCGGGTCGCGCCAGCAGGGCAGCTCGACGACCAGGGTCAGGGTGTCGTGCGGCGCGGCGTGCCCGCCGGTCGAGTTCCCCGCCCCGACGACGCTCTGCTCCTCGCCGACGGTCTCCAGGTGGTCGTAGGCGTCCCGGATGTCGATCGAGCGGTAGATGCCGGTGGCCAGCTCCGGGATCCACGGCGCCTCCGGCTCCCCGCGGTGCAGCGGGACACCGACCCGTTCCGGGACCTCCTGCAGCACCGGGTGCAGCTCGGCCTCGGCCCGGCTCAGGTAGTAGTAGGCGCCGCCGGTCTCGGCGTTGTGCAGCGACGCCAGCAGCTCCGGGCGGTAGGTGTCGATCAGCCGCATCAGGGCCAGCGTCTCGGGCAGCACCGCGTCGAAGTACATGTCCTTGTGGTCGACCGGGAAGGTCCACTCGATCTGCTCGGGCCCGGCCTGGCGGTAGAAGTGCCGCGCGTAGTGCTCGCGGGTGAACGGCCCGGACAGCCAGCCCTCGTTGAGCCGCAGCCCGTCCGGGTCGATGCAGGGCACCAGGTGCCAGGTCAGCCCCAGGCGCTCGAGCAGTTCCGGGTCGGCGGCGAGCCGGCGGGCGAGGTGCAGCGTGGTGGACCCGCCGATCGGCTCGTTCGGGTGCGGCAGCCCGATCACCACCGCGTGCCGCCGGGTGTCGCCGATCGTCAGGCAGGTGATCGGCTCGCCGTGCGCCGAGGTGCCGACCCGGTGCCGCCGGACGACATCGGGGTGCTCGGCGGCGATCCGCTCCTCCTGGGCGATCATCTCGTCGACCGAGGGGTAGCGGTCCTGCGCGGGCACGGTCGCCATCTCGGCGGCCAGCCAGCCGGGGACGGCGGTCCGTGTCGTCGGCGTCCCGTCGGGTTCCATGGATGATGTTCCTACCTCCTCGCCTCCGCGGCCCGACACGGTGTCACCGACAGAGCCCGTGATCCGGTCTCGTCGGATCCGACAAGCCGGCGCGACGTACGGTGGGCCGATGACGAGCCCGGGACCGGCCGGACCCACCCTCGGCGAGGTCGTGGCCGAACTCGGGCCGGCCGCGGTCGAGGTGCTGACCGGCGGTGCCGGGCTGGGGCGGGTCCCGGGGGAGCTGGTGCTGCACGGGGCCGGGGAACCGCTCACCCCGGTCGACGGCGGGCTGCTCCTGCTGGCCGGTGCGCTGCCGCCGGGCGGGCCGGTCGCGGACGTGGTCGCCGGGGTGGCCGCCGCCGGGTACGACGCCCTGGCGCTCAAGGCGCTGGGCGCGGACCTGACCGGGCTGCGGGACGCGGCCGCCGCGGCGGGGCTCGCGGTGCTGCGGGTCGCGGACGGCATGGACTGGCGGCACCTGGAGAACCTGTTGCTGCTGGCCAGGGCGGACCCGGGCGGCGACACCCCGGCCCGCTACGCCGAGATCGGGCTCGGTGACCTGTTCGCACTCGCCGACACCATCGCCGACGCGGTCGGCGGTGCGGTCGCGGTGGAGGACCCGCACGGCCGGATGCTGGCCTACTCCCACCACCCC harbors:
- a CDS encoding peptide ABC transporter substrate-binding protein, with the translated sequence MIRAGAALGTALVVLGGLAGCGTAAAGRAPDTIVVGTIEEYATSVTPGDALGSPIDLAVFTPPTRLDPGSGNALPAAAESLTTADNRTWTIRFRPGTFHDGTPVTAQSFADSWNVTADPARGMLNNAMLAPVEGYDAMNADPAAATTLSGGRVLDEHTLTLTLAEPNVLLPAILSSVAFAPLPRVALDPPSPGAQPPVDSGAFDTAPVGNGPFRAEPWSPRTRDVVLHRFDGYTAGPPAGVGTIENRVFADTTAMYPEFEAGTIDVAAVDGDDLSQARTAYPDQVVDTPYPALVHLSFPGDDPRFSPDVRRALGLAVDRRALADGLLDGRALPARGLLPDSVPGGGALDCPSCGYDPALARELLAGAGGWQGPLTLHTYQEPGNDQVLAALANQWRRNLGITDVRFVIQPLSQLRTELLERTTTGPSLLYAAAGFPDLYGLADPLFAADGSYNFAGFADPRTDDLLAGAAAAPDPATATTRAREAAEAGLASTPVLPLYHPVAGLLHAREVRGVTPEFYGNAHLAGLTLEGRR
- a CDS encoding M14 family zinc carboxypeptidase; amino-acid sequence: MEPDGTPTTRTAVPGWLAAEMATVPAQDRYPSVDEMIAQEERIAAEHPDVVRRHRVGTSAHGEPITCLTIGDTRRHAVVIGLPHPNEPIGGSTTLHLARRLAADPELLERLGLTWHLVPCIDPDGLRLNEGWLSGPFTREHYARHFYRQAGPEQIEWTFPVDHKDMYFDAVLPETLALMRLIDTYRPELLASLHNAETGGAYYYLSRAEAELHPVLQEVPERVGVPLHRGEPEAPWIPELATGIYRSIDIRDAYDHLETVGEEQSVVGAGNSTGGHAAPHDTLTLVVELPCWRDPRAADTGPAGSGRPAALAERAAGMTELAEVLTGALDDIAGRTWVESPFLRASRFYARLAADTAEADRRRAEAGVADPGGAPATVAEIASIEETLHMFRLRYGNLLLRALEAEIGIGNTTAAVRAARDRVARHVDAWSADAAARAATEPLPIGDLVTVQYTAVVAAAAHLSGTLDGAGGRG